A portion of the Vicingus serpentipes genome contains these proteins:
- a CDS encoding acyltransferase — protein sequence MAIYEFNGFKPVIDESSFIHPLAAVTGNVIIGKNVYVGPGAAIRGDWGKIIIEDGCNIQENCTVHMFPGTTTILKKGAHIGHGAIIHGGVIGENCLIGMNSVVMDDVVMGAECIVGALTFVPAKMEIPDRSLLVGNPAKIIKQVSDEMIEWKTKGTQLYQALPKECFDGLKECEPLRKEELNRPKQESMYSTWNSIKG from the coding sequence ATGGCTATTTACGAGTTTAATGGATTTAAGCCTGTTATTGATGAATCATCTTTTATTCATCCGTTAGCAGCAGTTACAGGTAACGTTATTATTGGAAAGAATGTTTATGTCGGGCCAGGGGCAGCAATAAGAGGTGATTGGGGTAAGATAATAATAGAAGACGGTTGTAATATCCAAGAGAATTGTACGGTACACATGTTTCCAGGAACAACAACTATCCTTAAAAAAGGTGCGCATATTGGTCATGGAGCTATAATTCATGGAGGTGTTATTGGAGAAAACTGTTTAATAGGAATGAATAGTGTTGTGATGGATGATGTTGTTATGGGAGCTGAATGCATAGTGGGAGCATTGACTTTTGTTCCAGCAAAAATGGAAATTCCAGACAGAAGTTTATTAGTTGGTAATCCCGCAAAGATTATTAAACAAGTTAGTGATGAAATGATTGAATGGAAAACAAAAGGGACTCAACTATATCAAGCACTTCCTAAGGAATGTTTTGATGGCCTTAAAGAGTGTGAACCTTTAAGAAAAGAAGAGCTAAATCGTCCTAAGCAAGAATCTATGTATTCAACTTGGAATAGTATAAAAGGATGA
- a CDS encoding PorV/PorQ family protein, with protein sequence MKELIIFLALILGVIPDLFSTNGNDVIGARSLSLGGFSTTLSDVWSVNNNQAGLGFVDQISGAISYESRFLLKETAYKSGAFALPTKLGAFGLSVTSFGYSAYNETKAGLSYGQKLNDKIALGVQLNYTNVKIGQEYGQKSALTGAIGLIANLSKEIALGVHVYNPTRTKFVDYNNERLPTIMKLGLDYKFSEKVFLAVETEKDIDFGAIARVGIEYNPIDILYLRGGISTNPTLSSFGFGLKLKDFKLDLSTSFHQTLGITPGISIIYTAGK encoded by the coding sequence ATGAAAGAATTAATAATATTTCTCGCTTTAATATTGGGAGTTATTCCTGATCTTTTTTCAACAAACGGTAATGATGTAATTGGTGCTCGATCACTTTCTTTAGGAGGGTTTTCTACAACCTTATCAGATGTTTGGTCAGTAAATAATAATCAAGCTGGATTAGGTTTTGTGGATCAAATTTCTGGAGCAATTTCTTATGAAAGCCGATTTCTATTAAAAGAAACTGCATATAAATCAGGAGCTTTTGCCCTGCCAACAAAATTAGGTGCTTTTGGTTTATCTGTTACTTCTTTTGGTTATTCAGCTTATAATGAAACTAAAGCAGGATTGTCTTATGGACAAAAACTAAACGATAAAATTGCATTAGGAGTGCAATTAAATTATACAAATGTAAAAATAGGACAAGAGTATGGCCAGAAATCTGCTTTAACTGGAGCTATTGGTTTAATCGCTAATTTATCAAAAGAAATAGCTTTAGGTGTTCACGTTTATAACCCAACAAGAACAAAATTTGTTGATTATAACAATGAAAGATTGCCAACAATAATGAAGTTAGGGTTGGATTATAAGTTTTCAGAAAAGGTTTTTTTAGCTGTAGAAACAGAAAAAGATATCGATTTTGGAGCAATAGCTAGAGTAGGAATCGAATATAATCCAATCGATATTTTATATTTAAGAGGAGGAATATCAACGAATCCAACATTAAGTTCTTTTGGCTTTGGTTTAAAGTTAAAAGACTTCAAATTAGACCTGTCTACGTCGTTTCATCAAACACTTGGAATTACTCCAGGTATTTCTATTATTTACACAGCAGGTAAGTAA
- a CDS encoding helix-hairpin-helix domain-containing protein — MGAFYSFGQTDVDQKNEIIEQRVEYLVDNAEESDVDYTTIFEQLSFFYDRPLNLNRAKLIELKELSLLTDFQINNLLSHIEENGKLMTLEELQTIDGFDKSTIQFILPFVKVTSNVDSPQLSFNELLNNGTNQLFVRYQQIIEEKKGFSDITDSALTASPNSRYFGNEARIFTRYKYNYGNYLSFGVTAEKDPGEDFFNGTQKNGFDFYSAHFFLKNQGKIKQLAIGDYQAQFGQGLTFWSGLAFGKSADIMSVKRSAIGLKPYTSVDENLFMRGAGLALKFDKIEVTTFYSRNKVDANIDYSDSTLVQDEVLSITSIQQTGFHRTVNELEDKDAITKQTIGGHLAFMTRKLNIGFTGVFNEINAQFNPNLQVYNQFRNTKSEQTNLGIDYNWIYKNFNFFGEFAQSIEAGKAIVAGALINLDTRLALSVLYRNYDRDFSPIASAGIGENSVNENEKGLYFGIVAKPLNKFTVSAYYDQFVFPWLKYQINAPSNGYQYLAQLTYKPSKKLEMYLRIKERRKGENTDIDLTEGIDYTVYRKQTNYRYNLSYQVSPSIKLKSRVELINSHLEETPTEVGYLIYQDVVYQSLKSPFSFSFRYGIFDTDSYNARIYAYENDVLYAFSIPAYYNRGTRTYLTVRYKIRRGLDVWLRYGLTYYDNVDVISSGLEEIQGNTKSEIKAQIRFKF; from the coding sequence GTGGGGGCATTTTATTCTTTTGGACAAACAGATGTAGATCAAAAAAATGAGATTATAGAACAGCGTGTTGAGTATTTGGTTGATAATGCAGAAGAAAGTGATGTGGATTATACTACAATTTTTGAGCAGTTGTCTTTCTTTTATGATAGGCCTTTAAATTTAAATAGAGCAAAACTAATAGAGTTAAAAGAACTGTCTTTACTTACCGATTTTCAAATTAACAATTTATTAAGTCATATTGAGGAGAATGGCAAATTAATGACTTTAGAAGAATTGCAAACCATTGATGGTTTTGATAAATCAACTATTCAATTTATTTTGCCATTTGTAAAAGTTACTTCAAATGTTGATAGTCCGCAGTTAAGTTTTAATGAATTATTAAATAATGGGACAAACCAATTGTTTGTGAGATATCAGCAAATTATTGAAGAGAAAAAAGGGTTTAGTGATATTACAGATTCTGCATTAACGGCTAGTCCTAATTCAAGATATTTTGGAAATGAAGCTAGAATTTTTACTCGATATAAATACAATTATGGCAATTATTTAAGTTTTGGTGTTACTGCCGAAAAGGATCCTGGAGAGGATTTTTTTAATGGAACTCAAAAAAATGGATTTGATTTTTATTCAGCACATTTCTTTCTTAAAAATCAGGGTAAAATAAAGCAATTAGCGATTGGTGATTATCAAGCTCAATTTGGTCAAGGATTAACTTTCTGGTCTGGATTAGCCTTTGGTAAGTCTGCCGATATTATGTCTGTAAAAAGAAGTGCTATAGGTTTAAAACCGTACACCTCAGTAGATGAAAATTTATTTATGAGGGGTGCAGGTTTAGCGTTAAAATTTGACAAGATAGAAGTAACAACTTTTTATTCTCGAAACAAAGTCGATGCTAATATTGATTATTCAGATTCTACTCTTGTACAAGATGAGGTGTTATCTATTACTTCTATTCAGCAAACTGGTTTTCATAGAACTGTAAATGAGTTGGAAGATAAAGATGCGATAACAAAGCAAACAATTGGTGGGCATTTGGCTTTTATGACACGTAAGTTAAATATAGGTTTTACGGGAGTTTTTAATGAAATTAATGCTCAATTTAATCCCAATTTACAAGTTTATAACCAATTTAGAAACACTAAAAGTGAACAAACTAATTTGGGTATTGATTACAATTGGATTTATAAAAACTTCAATTTCTTTGGAGAGTTCGCACAAAGTATAGAGGCAGGAAAAGCTATTGTTGCTGGTGCATTAATAAATTTAGATACTCGTTTAGCGTTATCTGTTTTATATAGAAATTATGATAGGGATTTTTCTCCAATAGCAAGTGCAGGTATTGGAGAAAACTCGGTTAATGAAAATGAAAAAGGATTATACTTTGGAATTGTAGCTAAACCACTAAACAAATTTACGGTTTCAGCTTATTACGACCAATTTGTTTTTCCATGGCTAAAATATCAAATTAACGCTCCAAGTAATGGTTACCAATATCTGGCACAATTAACCTATAAGCCTTCAAAGAAATTGGAAATGTATTTGCGTATAAAAGAGCGACGAAAAGGAGAAAATACAGATATAGATTTAACTGAAGGTATTGATTATACTGTTTACCGTAAACAAACAAATTATAGGTATAATTTAAGCTATCAAGTTTCACCATCTATAAAACTGAAAAGTAGAGTTGAGTTGATTAATTCTCATTTAGAAGAAACACCAACAGAAGTTGGTTATTTAATTTATCAAGATGTTGTTTACCAATCCTTAAAAAGTCCATTTTCTTTTTCTTTCCGTTATGGGATATTTGATACTGACTCTTACAATGCTCGTATTTATGCTTATGAAAATGATGTTCTTTATGCCTTTTCTATTCCAGCGTATTATAACCGTGGAACACGAACCTATTTAACAGTACGTTATAAAATAAGAAGAGGCTTAGATGTTTGGTTGCGTTATGGTTTAACTTATTATGATAATGTTGATGTTATAAGTTCTGGGTTAGAAGAAATTCAAGGGAATACAAAAAGTGAAATTAAAGCACAGATTAGATTTAAGTTTTAA
- a CDS encoding Spy/CpxP family protein refolding chaperone gives MKNLKIVAIVALFAIATGVSAQDKMERPMKLQVNENHNQDEDDDQIERFKDQLNLTEEQKAQIKEIRGKRAAEKKELKTKLKDIRVAERVEINQILTEEQRALIKEKKQMKHEKFKGRKEFHREKMKQQ, from the coding sequence ATGAAAAATTTAAAAATCGTAGCAATCGTTGCTTTATTTGCAATTGCAACTGGAGTAAGTGCTCAAGATAAAATGGAGAGACCAATGAAGCTTCAAGTTAATGAAAATCATAATCAAGATGAAGATGATGATCAAATTGAAAGATTTAAAGATCAATTAAATCTTACAGAGGAGCAAAAAGCTCAAATTAAAGAAATTAGGGGTAAGAGAGCAGCAGAAAAAAAAGAGTTAAAAACTAAATTAAAGGATATTAGAGTAGCTGAGAGAGTGGAGATAAATCAAATTTTGACTGAAGAACAACGTGCTTTAATAAAAGAGAAAAAGCAGATGAAGCATGAGAAATTTAAAGGAAGAAAAGAATTTCATAGAGAGAAAATGAAACAACAATAA
- the pth gene encoding aminoacyl-tRNA hydrolase: MKYLIVGLGNIGSEYENTRHNIGFKILDALASASNIFFEPNKLGSTATLKFKGRTLILVKPSTYMNLSGKAVNYYLQQEKIKQENLLVITDDIALPFGTIRLKGKGSDGGHNGLKNIFECLGNANYPRLRFGVGSDFVQGKQINYVLGDFAPEEQSALPERLEKATQAIKAFTTIGLGRTMSDFNGK; the protein is encoded by the coding sequence ATGAAGTATTTAATTGTAGGATTGGGCAATATAGGCTCTGAATACGAAAATACTAGACATAACATAGGTTTTAAAATATTGGATGCACTAGCAAGTGCATCCAATATTTTTTTTGAACCTAATAAGCTTGGCTCCACTGCTACTCTTAAATTTAAGGGTAGAACCTTAATATTAGTAAAGCCTTCTACTTACATGAACCTAAGTGGTAAAGCAGTAAACTATTACCTCCAACAAGAAAAAATAAAGCAAGAAAATTTATTAGTTATTACTGATGATATTGCCCTACCTTTTGGCACTATAAGACTTAAAGGTAAAGGTAGTGATGGAGGTCACAACGGACTAAAAAATATTTTTGAATGTCTTGGAAATGCCAACTATCCTCGTTTGAGATTTGGTGTTGGAAGTGATTTTGTGCAAGGCAAACAAATTAATTATGTATTGGGAGACTTTGCTCCCGAAGAACAATCTGCTCTTCCTGAGAGACTGGAAAAAGCAACCCAAGCCATAAAAGCATTTACAACTATTGGACTAGGCAGAACAATGAGTGATTTTAATGGAAAATAA
- a CDS encoding 50S ribosomal protein L25/general stress protein Ctc, with product MKSIALQGNKRADRGTTDAKALRSAEKIPAVLYGGKENTHFTVNEIQFGKIIHSPNVYFINLDIDGSTHRAIIKDVQFHPVTDRVLHIDFLEVVEGKAITVNMPIKLTGNSRGVLNGGKLRTVTRRLKVNGLAETLPEFITIDITNLRIGQSIKVGDIQVDGLRLLDAANAVVVAVKRSRVSTADEDEDEDEEGAEAATSDAAEASAE from the coding sequence ATGAAATCAATAGCATTACAAGGAAACAAAAGAGCTGACAGAGGAACTACTGATGCTAAAGCATTAAGAAGCGCAGAAAAAATTCCAGCTGTATTATATGGCGGAAAAGAAAATACACACTTTACAGTTAATGAAATTCAATTTGGAAAAATCATTCACTCACCTAATGTATATTTTATTAATCTTGACATTGATGGTTCTACTCATAGAGCAATAATTAAAGATGTTCAATTTCATCCAGTAACAGATAGAGTTTTACATATCGACTTTCTAGAAGTTGTTGAAGGTAAAGCTATCACTGTAAATATGCCAATTAAGTTAACTGGTAACTCTAGAGGTGTATTAAATGGAGGTAAATTAAGAACTGTAACGAGAAGATTAAAAGTAAATGGTTTAGCAGAAACTTTACCTGAATTTATTACAATTGACATTACAAACTTAAGAATTGGCCAATCTATTAAAGTTGGTGACATCCAAGTTGACGGTTTAAGATTATTAGATGCAGCTAATGCAGTTGTTGTTGCTGTTAAAAGAAGTAGAGTATCTACTGCTGATGAAGATGAAGATGAAGATGAAGAAGGTGCTGAAGCAGCTACTTCAGATGCAGCTGAAGCTTCTGCAGAATAA
- a CDS encoding ribose-phosphate pyrophosphokinase: MYEPKVKLFAGRASEDLANKIAKSYGIPLGNIIINTFSDGEFQPSFEESVRGADVFIVQSTFPPADNLMELLMMIDAAKRASARRIVAIMPYFGLARQDRKDKPRVPIGAKLVANMLAAAGVTRVMTMDLHADQIQGFFEVPVDHIFGSTIFIPYIKSLNLPNLTMASPDMGGTKRANAYAKFLQAEVAVCYKQRKKANVIEDMFLIGEVAGRDVVIVDDMVDTAGTLCKAADIMMENGATSVRAIASHAILSGKAYERIENSKLTELIVTDTIPLTQKSDKIRVLSVADLFSDIINKVFNHESISNTFIC, translated from the coding sequence ATGTACGAACCAAAGGTAAAATTATTTGCAGGAAGAGCATCAGAAGATTTAGCTAATAAAATAGCTAAAAGCTACGGTATTCCTTTAGGCAACATTATCATCAATACATTTAGCGATGGTGAATTTCAACCTTCTTTTGAGGAGTCAGTTAGAGGTGCTGATGTTTTTATTGTTCAATCTACTTTTCCGCCAGCAGATAATTTGATGGAATTGTTAATGATGATTGATGCTGCAAAAAGAGCTTCTGCTAGACGTATTGTAGCAATTATGCCATACTTTGGTTTAGCTCGTCAAGACAGAAAAGACAAACCAAGAGTGCCAATAGGTGCTAAATTAGTAGCTAACATGTTAGCGGCAGCAGGTGTAACCAGAGTCATGACTATGGATTTACATGCTGATCAAATTCAAGGATTTTTTGAAGTACCAGTTGACCATATTTTTGGCTCAACTATTTTTATACCATATATTAAAAGCTTAAACCTCCCTAATTTAACAATGGCTTCTCCTGATATGGGAGGAACCAAAAGAGCAAATGCTTACGCTAAGTTTTTACAAGCCGAAGTAGCTGTTTGTTACAAACAACGAAAAAAAGCAAATGTAATTGAAGATATGTTTTTAATTGGAGAAGTTGCAGGGAGAGATGTTGTTATTGTTGACGACATGGTTGATACCGCAGGAACATTATGTAAAGCTGCTGACATTATGATGGAAAATGGAGCAACAAGCGTTAGAGCAATTGCTAGCCATGCTATCTTATCAGGAAAAGCATACGAACGTATAGAAAATTCAAAATTGACAGAATTAATAGTAACCGATACAATTCCTCTTACTCAAAAGAGCGATAAAATAAGAGTTCTTTCGGTTGCAGATTTATTCTCAGATATTATTAATAAAGTATTCAATCACGAATCAATAAGTAACACATTTATTTGCTAA
- the tig gene encoding trigger factor, with amino-acid sequence MNITQEKIDDLNAVIKVNVTEADYKDKVDVVLKDYRKKASIPGFRKGHVPMGMVKKMMGTNAMVDEINKILSEELQKYLTTEKLDVLGNPLPKLEDQASIDWENQKDFEFRYDVGLAPSFDISVGDKFKFDFYKIKVDKKDIDKQVSDIAKRYGKMSNPDVAEATDMLYGKFEELDGDNLKEEGISNSSIIVIESVTDKKLQKELIGSKSGDIVELDPKKISEHEGDQATALGITPAELKSLKSKFRFTVEKINRVEPADINQELFDKVFGPNAVKSEDEFRAKIEEQVSMSLVTESDRKLKADIQTEFLDKLKLSLPDSFLKRWIQASNEKPVTPEQIEEEYDQYSKGLKWQLIENKLIEKNEVKVSHEEVVEHTKGLLAQQMASMGMPTNNDEELTETANRVLQNQEEAKNIYMMMYDQKMMDVYKTTFKIKEKEVSYDEFVKIVSK; translated from the coding sequence ATGAATATTACCCAAGAAAAAATTGACGACTTAAATGCAGTAATTAAAGTTAATGTAACTGAAGCTGACTATAAAGATAAAGTTGATGTAGTATTAAAAGATTACAGAAAAAAAGCATCTATCCCAGGATTTAGAAAAGGACATGTACCAATGGGCATGGTTAAAAAAATGATGGGAACGAATGCAATGGTTGATGAAATCAATAAAATTCTTTCTGAAGAACTGCAAAAATACTTAACAACTGAAAAATTAGATGTTCTTGGTAATCCTCTTCCAAAATTAGAAGATCAAGCAAGTATTGATTGGGAAAATCAAAAAGATTTTGAATTTAGATATGATGTTGGTTTAGCTCCATCTTTTGATATTTCGGTAGGAGACAAATTTAAATTTGACTTCTATAAAATTAAAGTTGATAAAAAAGATATTGACAAGCAAGTAAGTGATATTGCAAAACGTTACGGAAAAATGAGTAACCCTGATGTTGCAGAAGCTACTGATATGCTTTACGGAAAATTTGAAGAATTAGATGGAGATAATTTAAAAGAAGAAGGTATTTCAAATTCTTCAATAATTGTTATTGAGTCTGTTACAGACAAAAAATTACAAAAAGAATTAATTGGCTCTAAATCTGGCGATATTGTGGAATTAGATCCTAAAAAAATATCTGAACACGAAGGAGATCAAGCTACTGCTTTAGGTATTACACCAGCAGAATTGAAATCACTAAAATCTAAATTTAGATTTACAGTCGAAAAAATAAACAGAGTTGAACCAGCAGATATTAATCAAGAATTATTTGATAAAGTTTTTGGACCAAATGCTGTTAAATCTGAAGATGAATTTAGAGCTAAAATTGAAGAGCAAGTTTCAATGAGTTTAGTTACTGAAAGCGACAGAAAACTTAAAGCAGATATTCAAACAGAATTTTTAGATAAATTAAAATTATCGTTACCAGATAGTTTCTTAAAAAGATGGATTCAAGCATCAAATGAAAAGCCTGTAACACCAGAGCAAATTGAAGAAGAATACGACCAATATTCTAAAGGTTTAAAATGGCAATTAATTGAAAACAAATTAATTGAGAAAAACGAAGTTAAAGTTTCTCACGAAGAAGTTGTTGAACATACAAAAGGATTATTAGCTCAACAAATGGCAAGCATGGGAATGCCAACGAATAACGATGAAGAACTAACAGAAACTGCAAATCGCGTATTACAAAACCAAGAGGAAGCAAAAAATATTTATATGATGATGTACGACCAAAAAATGATGGATGTATATAAAACGACTTTCAAAATAAAAGAGAAAGAAGTATCATACGATGAGTTTGTAAAAATTGTTAGCAAATAA